A window from Pseudoliparis swirei isolate HS2019 ecotype Mariana Trench chromosome 17, NWPU_hadal_v1, whole genome shotgun sequence encodes these proteins:
- the LOC130207155 gene encoding androgen-dependent TFPI-regulating protein produces the protein MPSALSRALHAAAFCWYALVVKSLMEKDGEQLPAGIFVYGGPWKYLTFLNLLMQMSFFGLATLNDLRAAKHPESPLSRGTDLLFSVFVFPVGMFVVLLFWTIFAYNRELVYPASIDSFFPPWINHAMHSGVLPVLQPHRFPPTRHALAAVGSAYLSWIVWVYLSVGVWVYPLMAHFSSAGLAGFFLVNMSAVASLYVLGEQLNGRVWSEELCIDPGATSPRGSCS, from the exons ATGCCCTCCGCCCTGAGCAGAGCGCTCCACGCCGCGGCGTTCTGCTGGTACGCGCTGGTGGTGAAGAGCCTGATGGAGAAGGACGGGGAGCAGCTGCCGGCCGGGATCTTCGTCTACGGAGGGCCGTGGAAGTACCTGACCTTCCTGAACCTC TTAATGCAAATGTCCTTTTTTGGCCTGGCGACCCTGAATGACCTCCGAGCTGCGAAGCACCCCGAGAGTCCCCTGAGCCGGGGCACTGACCTGCTCTTCTCTGTGTTCGTGTTCCCCGTCGGCATG tttgtggttctGCTCTTCTGGACGATCTTCGCCTACAACAGAGAGTTAGTCTACCCGGCTTCTATCGACAGCTTCTTCCCTCCCTGGATAAACCACGCGATG CACAGCGGCGTCCTCCCCGTGCTGCAGCCTCACCGCTTCCCCCCCACCCGACACGCGCTGGCCGCTGTCGGCTCGGCTTACCTGAGTTG GATTGTGTGGGTCTACCTGTCCGTGGGGGTCTGGGTCTACCCCCTCATGGCCCACTTCAGCTCCGCGGGCCTGGCGGGCTTCTTCCTCGTGAACATGTCGGCGGTGGCGTCGCTCTACGTGCTCGGAGAGCAGCTGAACGGCCGCGTGTGGAGTGAGGAGCTTTGCATTGACCCGGGGGCGACCTCACCGAGGGGCTCATGTTCATGA